The proteins below are encoded in one region of Juglans microcarpa x Juglans regia isolate MS1-56 chromosome 4D, Jm3101_v1.0, whole genome shotgun sequence:
- the LOC121261666 gene encoding probable linoleate 9S-lipoxygenase 5 yields the protein MIHNIIKTITSCDGDKKKIEGKVVLMKKNVLDFNDFNASILDGVHELLGHRVSLQLISAVNGDPSENGLRGKLGKPAYLKHWISTFTPLVAGESAFKVTFDWDEDIGTLGAFLIRNNHHSEFYLKSLTLEDVPGQGRIHFVCNSWVYPEEQYKKDRVFFSNKTYLPSETPGPLLKYREEELVNLRGDGTGELQEWDRVYDYAYYNDLGNPDEDPEYARPVLGGSAEYPYPRRGRTGRPPTKTDPKTESRLKLLMSLNIYVPRDERFGHLKMSDFLAYALKSVAQVLKPELESLFDSTPKEFDSFQDVLNLYEGGIKLPDNVLKNIRDNIPAEMLKEIFPTDGEGLLKYPMPQVIKEDRSAWRTDEEFAREMLAGVNPVIIRSLQEFPPTSKLDREVYGDQTSKITKEHIENNIDGLSIDEAIKKNKLFILDHHDALMPYLRRINSTSTKTYASRTILFLKSDGTLRPLAIELSLPHPEGDQFGAISKVYTPAEQGVESTIWQLAKAYAAVNDSGYHQLISHWLNTHAAIEPFVIATNRQLSVLHPIQKLLHPHFRDTMNINAFARQILINGGGILEVTVFPAKYSMEVSSVVYKNWIFPEQALPADLIKRGMAIKDSSSPHGLRLLIEDYPYAVDGLEIWSAIRTWVEDYCSFYYKNDEMVQKDSELQSWWKELREEGHGDKKDETWWPKMQTREELVETCTIIIWIASALHAALNFGQYPYAGYLPNRPTISRRFMPEEGTPEYEELKSDPDKAFLKTITAQLPTLIGVALIELLSRHSTDEVYLGQRDTPEWTLDAQPLEAFDRFGKKLADIEDRIIRMNNDKKLKNRVGAVNVPYTLLYPTSDQSGLSGKGIPNSVSI from the exons ATGATTCATAACATTATCAAAACGATCACCTCTTGTGATGGGGACAAGAAGAAGATTGAAGGCAAGGTAGTGTTGATGAAGAAGAACGTTTTGGACTTCAACGACTTTAATGCATCTATTCTTGATGGTGTTCATGAGCTTTTAGGCCACAGGGTTTCTCTGCAGCTTATTAGCGCTGTTAATGGCGACCCATCTg AGAATGGGTTGCGAGGGAAACTTGGAAAGCCAGCATACTTGAAGCACTGGATAAGCACATTCACACCCTTAGTAGCGGGCGAGTCTGCATTCAAAGTTACCTTTGACTGGGACGAGGACATAGGAACTCTAGGAGCATTCTTAATAAGAAACAATCATCACAGTGAGTTCTACCTGAAAAGCCTTACACTTGAAGATGTTCCAGGCCAAGGTCGGATCCACTTTGTCTGCAACTCCTGGGTTTACCCTGAAGAACAATACAAAAAAGACCGTGTTTTCTTCTCCAACAAG ACATATCTTCCAAGTGAAACACCAGGGCCACTGCTAAAGTACAGAGAGGAAGAACTAGTGAACTTGAGAGGAGATGGAACAGGAGAGCTTCAGGAGTGGGACAGGGTCTATGACTATGCTTACTACAATGATCTGGGGAATCCAGATGAGGACCCTGAATATGCCCGTCCAGTTCTGGGAGGGTCTGCCGAGTACCCTTACCCTCGTAGGGGGAGAACTGGGCGACCACCAACCAAGACAG ATCCTAAAACCGAGAGCAGACTGAAGCTTCTTATGagcttaaatatatatgttccaaGAGATGAACGTTTTGGTCACTTGAAGATGTCAGACTTCCTTGCTTATGCACTGAAATCCGTAGCTCAAGTCCTTAAACCTGAGCTGGAATCTCTATTTGACAGCACTCCAAAAGAGTTTGACAGCTTCCAAGACGTGCTGAACCTGTATGAAGGAGGAATTAAGCTGCCTGACAATGTACTTAAGAATATTAGGGACAACATCCCCGCGGAGATGCTAAAGGAAATTTTCCCAACTGATGGTGAAGGACTCCTCAAATATCCAATGCCCCAAGTGATTAAAG AGGATAGGTCTGCATGGAGAACTGATGAAGAATTTGCGAGAGAGATGCTGGCCGGAGTAAACCCTGTCATCATTCGTAGTCTTCAA GAATTCCCTCCCACAAGCAAGCTTGATCGTGAAGTATATGGTGATCAGACCAGTAAAATTACCAAAGAACACATAGAAAATAACATAGATGGGCTCAGCATAGATGAG GCAATCAAGAAGAACAAGCTGTTCATATTAGACCACCATGATGCTTTAATGCCGTATCTGAGGCGAATAAACTCAACTTCCACAAAGACTTATGCCAGCAGGACAATCCTTTTCTTGAAAAGCGATGGGACTTTGAGGCCATTAGCAATTGAATTAAGCCTGCCCCATCCTGAGGGAGATCAGTTTGGTGCCATTAGCAAAGTTTACACACCAGCTGAACAAGGTGTTGAAAGTACCATTTGGCAACTGGCAAAAGCTTATGCAGCCGTAAATGACTCTGGATATCATCAGCTCATTAGCCACTG GTTAAATACCCATGCTGCAATTGAACCATTTGTGATAGCGACAAACAGGCAGCTGAGTGTGCTTCACCCAATACAGAAGCTTCTTCATCCTCACTTCCGCGACACCATGAATATAAATGCTTTTGCCCGGCAGATCCTCATTAATGGTGGCGGAATTCTGGAAGTAACTGTTTTTCCAGCAAAGTATTCCATGGAGGTGTCATCAGTAGTTTATAAGAACTGGATTTTTCCTGAGCAAGCGCTTCCGGCAGATCTCATCAAGAG AGGAATGGCAATTAAGGATTCAAGTTCCCCACATGGTCTGCGCCTTCTGATTGAGGACTATCCATATGCTGTTGATGGGCTGGAAATCTGGTCAGCTATCAGAACATGGGTTGAAGACTACTGCTCCTTCTATTACAAGAATGATGAAATGGTCCAAAAGGACTCTGAGCTGCAGTCCTGGTGGAAGGAACTGAGAGAGGAGGGTCATGGCGACAAGAAAGATGAGACCTGGTGGCCTAAAATGCAGACACGTGAAGAGCTTGTAGAAACATGCACTATCATTATATGGATCGCATCTGCGCTCCATGCAGCACTCAACTTTGGACAGTACCCTTATGCAGGCTACCTACCAAACCGGCCAACAATAAGCCGTCGTTTTATGCCTGAAGAAGGCACTCCTGAGTATGAGGAACTCAAGTCAGACCCCGACAAGGCTTTCTTGAAAACAATTACTGCCCAGCTCCCGACCCTTATTGGTGTTGCCCTCATAGAACTTCTGTCAAGGCATTCTACTGATGAGGTCTATCTTGGGCAAAGAGATACTCCTGAATGGACATTGGATGCCCAGCCATTGGAAGCCTTTGATAGATTTGGAAAGAAGCTGGCTGATATTGAGGACAGAATTATAAGGATGAACAATgacaagaaattgaaaaacaggGTTGGAGCAGTCAACGTGCCATATACTTTACTCTATCCCACTAGTGATCAAAGTGGACTTAGCGGCAAGGGAATCCCCAATAGTGTCTCGATCTAA
- the LOC121261668 gene encoding probable linoleate 9S-lipoxygenase 5: MFHFTDLSLSTMKSCGVRPITTIESVINGGDRFTLVHSTRRTVRPISFISNQLGFSFMRTDLLPSRGLKITSTADMDQTPQGVSAPKGAKSSHNTVEVAKNDRWNKKTKIKGTVVLMKKNVLDFNDFHASVLDRVHEFLGQGVSLQLISADNVDPENRLQGKLGKPAYLEDWITTITPLTAGESAFKVTFNWDNEIGVPGAFLIRNNHHSEFYLRSVTLEDVPGQGQIHFVCNSWVYPADKYKKDRIFFVNKTYLPSETPAPLRKYREEELLNLRGDGRGELQEWDRVYDYAYYNDLGSPDKGPKYVRPVLGGSSEYPYPRRGRTGRPPTKTDPNTESRLNLLMSINIYVPRDERFGHLKMSDFLAYALKGIAQFLKPELEDLVDSTPNEFDSIQDILKLYDGGIELPNGLLENIRDKIPAEMLKEIFRTDGEGLLKFPVPQVIKEDRFAWRTDEEFAREMLAGVNPVIIRLLQVSGIPPSSKLDSKTYGDQTSTITNDHIEKYLNGLTVYEAIENKKLFILDHHDALMPYLRRINKTSTKIYASRTLLFLKEDGTLKPLAIELSLPRPEGDQFGAISKVYTPAEEGVQSYIWQLAKAYVAVNDSGYHQLISHWLQTHAAMEPFIIATNRQLSVLHPIHKLLHPHFRDTMNVNALARQVLINAGGALEHTVFPAEYTMEMSSVVYKDWVFPEQALPSDLIKRGMAVKDVNSPHGVRLLIEDYPYAVDGLEIWSAIEAWVEEYCSFYYQTDEMVQNDSELQSWWKELREEGHGDKKDEPWWPKMQTRKELIETCTTIIWIASALHAAINFGQYPFGGYPPNRPAMSLQFMPEEGTPDYEELKTNPDRAFLKRFTSQLLTVLGISLIEVLSRHSSDEIYLGQRDTVEWTSDNKPLEAFEKLGKKLAEIEDRITRRNKDKKLKNRAGPVKMPYTLLYPSSQEGLTGKGIPNSVSI, encoded by the exons ATGTTTCACTTCACAGATCTGAGTCTGTCAACTATGAAGTCATGTGGGGTAAGGCCGATCACAACCATTGAATCCGTAATCAATGGTGGGGATCGCTTTACATTAGTGCATAGTACTCGTCGTACTGTTCGACCCATATCTTTCATCAGCAACCAGCTTGGTTTTTCATTCATGAGAACTGATTTATTGCCATCGAGAGGCCTGAAAATCACCTCAACAGCCGACATGGACCAAACCCCACAAGGAGTTTCGGCACCCAAAGGAGCCAAATCCTCGCACAACACCGTGGAGGTGGCGAAAAACGACAGGTGgaacaagaaaacaaagatcAAAGGGACTGTGGTGCTGATGAAGAAGAACGTTTTGGACTTCAACGACTTTCATGCATCGGTTCTTGATCGTGTGCACGAGTTTTTGGGCCAAGGGGTCTCTCTGCAGCTAATCAGTGCTGATAATGTTGACCCAG AAAATAGGTTACAAGGCAAACTTGGAAAGCCAGCATATTTGGAAGATTGGATTACCACAATCACCCCCTTAACTGCAGGCGAATCTGCCTTCAAGGTTACCTTTAATTGGGACAATGAGATTGGGGTTCCGGGGGCATTTCTGATAAGAAATAATCATCATAGTGAGTTCTACCTTAGAAGTGTCACGCTTGAAGATGTTCCGGGACAAGGTCAGATCCACTTTGTGTGCAACTCATGGGTTTACCCTGCAGATAAATACAAGAAAGATCGCATTTTCTTCGTTAACAAG ACATATCTTCCAAGTGAAACACCAGCACCACTACGCAAGTACAGAGAAGAAGAACTATTGAACTTGAGAGGAGATGGAAGGGGGGAGCTCCAAGAATGGGACAGAGTCTATGACTATGCTTACTACAATGATTTGGGAAGTCCCGACAAGGGTCCAAAATATGTGCGTCCAGTTCTTGGAGGGTCTAGTGAGTACCCTTATCCTCGCAGGGGAAGAACTGGCCGACCACCAACAAAGACAG ATCCCAATACCGAGAGCAGGCTGAACCTTCTTATGAGCATAAACATCTACGTCCCAAGAGATGAAAGATTTGGTCACTTGAAGATGTCAGACTTCCTTGCTTACGCACTGAAAGGAATAGCTCAGTTCCTCAAACCTGAGCTAGAAGATCTAGTTGACAGCACCCCCAATGAGTTTGACAGCATACAAGATATACTCAAACTCTATGATGGAGGGATTGAGCTCCCCAACGGTTTGCTTGAGAATATAAGGGACAAGATCCCTGCAGAGATGCTCAAGGAAATCTTCCGAACCGATGGTGAAGGACTCCTTAAATTCCCAGTGCCTCAAGTGATTAAAG AGGATAGGTTTGCTTGGAGGACTGATGAAGAATTTGCTAGAGAAATGCTGGCTGGAGTAAACCCTGTCATCATTCGTCTTCTCCAAGTAT CAGGAATTCCCCCATCAAGCAAGTTGGATAGTAAAACATATGGTGATCAAACCAGTACAATAACCAACGACCACATAGAAAAGTACTTAAATGGGCTCACCGTATATGAG GCAATCGAGAACAAGAAGCTATTCATATTAGATCACCATGATGCACTGATGCCATATCTGAGGAGGATAAACAAGACTTCCACAAAGATTTATGCCAGCAGGACACTCCTTTTCTTGAAAGAGGATGGGACTTTGAAGCCATTGGCGATTGAATTAAGCTTGCCTCGTCCTGAGGGAGACCAATTTGGAGCCATTAGCAAAGTATACACCCCAGCAGAAGAAGGTGTCCAAAGCTACATTTGGCAACTGGCTAAAGCTTATGTTGCTGTCAATGACTCTGGCTATCATCAGCTCATCAGCCACTG GTTGCAAACCCATGCAGCAATGGAACCATTCATAATAGCAACCAATAGGCAGTTGAGCGTGCTTCACCCAATTCATAAACTGCTGCATCCACATTTCCGTGACACTATGAATGTAAATGCATTAGCCCGGCAGGTCCTCATCAATGCTGGTGGTGCCCTGGAGCACACGGTATTTCCAGCTGAATATACCATGGAGATGTCATCAGTAGTTTATAAAGACTGGGTTTTTCCTGAGCAAGCTCTCCCTTCTGATCTCATCAAAAG AGGAATGGCAGTTAAGGATGTGAATTCCCCACATGGTGTCCGCCTACTGATAGAGGATTACCCTTATGCTGTTGATGGGTTGGAAATCTGGTCAGCAATCGAAGCATGGGTTGAAGAGTACTGCTCCTTCTATTACCAGACCGATGAAATGGTCCAAAATGACTCTGAACTGCAGTCCTGGTGGAAGGAACTCAGAGAGGAGGGTCACGGCGACAAGAAAGATGAGCCCTGGTGGCCAAAAATGCAGACACGCAAAGAGCTAATAGAAACATGCACTACCATCATATGGATAGCTTCAGCCCTCCATGCTGCTATCAACTTTGGACAGTACCCTTTTGGAGGCTACCCTCCAAACCGCCCAGCAATGAGCCTTCAGTTCATGCCTGAGGAAGGCACTCCTGATTATGAAGAGCTTAAGACAAACCCTGATAGAGCTTTCTTGAAAAGATTTACTTCCCAGCTACTGACTGTTCTTGGCATTTCCCTTATAGAAGTATTGTCAAGGCATTCATCTGATGAGATTTATCTTGGGCAAAGAGACACTGTAGAGTGGACCTCAGACAACAAACCATTGGAAGCCTTTGAAAAACTTGGAAAGAAGCTGGCAGAAATTGAGGATAGAATAACAAGGAGGAACAaggataaaaaattgaaaaaccgtGCTGGTCCTGTCAAGATGCCATACACTTTGCTCTATCCTTCTAGTCAAGAAGGACTAACTGGCAAGGGCATTCCCAACAGCGTCTCAATCTGA